DNA sequence from the Methanolobus sp. ZRKC5 genome:
TTTCTGGTGGTTGAAGCAAATGAAAACCCCCTATAACATCGACAACTCTATTTTCACTGCAAACACTTTTAGCATACTCGATTATATTGCAAATTCCTGAATGTGAACAACCGGTGATAATGACAAGACCATTTTCAGTCTTAATAGCAATGGCAGTATCATCAGAAAGTCTGTCTTCTTCTTCTTTTCCATCGATTATGACCTTGCTTTCCAGTGGGTCGAGTTCAAAATCAAAGATTCGGGGAATCTCTCCGAGAAATACGATATTTTCAGTCAGCCACAAAGGCACACGGCTTAGTTTTAGCTTGAATACCCTTGAGAGCTTTTCTGCACCAATGATACTTCCTATCTCTTTTAGACTTGCATAGGTTTTGCTATTGAATACCAATGGATGGGCAACAACAGTGGGTTCTGAATGCACAAGCCCTTCTATTTTTGCTTCAGTAAATATCCTTACCATGGAATCAAGTCCCCATGTGTGATCCAGATGACCGTGGGACAAAACTATATGGTCCAGGTGAAGAAGGTCGATTTTCATTCTGTGTGCATTCTGGAGAAAGGCATCAGAGTATCCTACATCGAAAAGTATTCTTGTTCCGTTGTCTTCTATAAAGTAGGAAACACCTGGTTCACCTAAAAAATAGCGGTCAATGATTGTATTATTATCCAGAAGAACGGTGAGATTCATAAATTAAAATTATCATTCAATGTTTAAAAGAGCTACATTGCATAGAAATAACAGGTGACTATGTTGTCACCTTTTTTTCTCTTCTTCAAGTGCCTTGCTTACTATTTTCATAGCACATAGATCGCCGCACATGGAGCATGCTCCGCTTCCTGTGTTCCTGCTATCTCTTATGCTCTTTGCTTTTTCTCCGTCTATTGCAAGGGCAAATTGTGTGTCCCAATCAAGGTTTTTACGTGCATGTGCCATTTTATCATCAACAGCTCTTGCACGCTCTCTCTGTCCTTCTTTTGTAAGATCTGCTGCATGAGCTGCAATTTTAGTAACGATGGTTCCTTCGCGGATGTCATCATTAGTTGGCAGTGCCAGATGCTCGGCTGGTGTGGTCATGCACAGGAAATCAGTTCCGTACATTCCAGCTAAAGTGCCTCCTATGGCTCCGGTTATATGGTCGTATCCGGGTGCGATATCTGTCACAAGCGGACCCAATAGGTAGAGTGGGGCATTGTTGCACAGGCTTTTCATTCCTTTCACACTGAGTTCTACTTCGTCAATAGGAACATGTCCGGGTCCTTCAACAAAACACTGTATGTCTGCTTCCCTTGTACGTTTTACAAGTTCTCCAAGTGTTATGAATTCCATAAAGGAAGGGCCGTCAGAAGCATCATGGATGCACCCTGGTCTCATGCCGTCTCCGAGGCTAATGGCCATATCATACTCATAGGCGATTTCCATAAGGTAATCATACTCTGAATAGAATGGGTTGTCT
Encoded proteins:
- a CDS encoding MBL fold metallo-hydrolase; amino-acid sequence: MNLTVLLDNNTIIDRYFLGEPGVSYFIEDNGTRILFDVGYSDAFLQNAHRMKIDLLHLDHIVLSHGHLDHTWGLDSMVRIFTEAKIEGLVHSEPTVVAHPLVFNSKTYASLKEIGSIIGAEKLSRVFKLKLSRVPLWLTENIVFLGEIPRIFDFELDPLESKVIIDGKEEEDRLSDDTAIAIKTENGLVIITGCSHSGICNIIEYAKSVCSENRVVDVIGGFHLLQPPETKINRTVDYFSKLNARKVHACHCTDLMSKIALSKVCKLKEVGSGLRLEY
- the thiC gene encoding phosphomethylpyrimidine synthase ThiC, whose amino-acid sequence is MTLMEDAKKGIITPQMEAVARDEGIDAKTICSCVARGTISIPNNPVRDCRVVGIGKYLSTKVNANIGTSRDYINIDEEVEKAKTAETFGADALMDLSTGGDLDLIRKKIMDAVNIPMGSVPIYQAAASKKTVVDMTSDDMFNAVRKHAKDGIDFVTIHAGVNQDSMERIKQGNRITDIVSRGGSFTLAWMLHNGEDNPFYSEYDYLMEIAYEYDMAISLGDGMRPGCIHDASDGPSFMEFITLGELVKRTREADIQCFVEGPGHVPIDEVELSVKGMKSLCNNAPLYLLGPLVTDIAPGYDHITGAIGGTLAGMYGTDFLCMTTPAEHLALPTNDDIREGTIVTKIAAHAADLTKEGQRERARAVDDKMAHARKNLDWDTQFALAIDGEKAKSIRDSRNTGSGACSMCGDLCAMKIVSKALEEEKKR